A stretch of the Mycobacterium sp. ITM-2016-00317 genome encodes the following:
- a CDS encoding formate/nitrite transporter family protein — MPEASQRELGESDSPIEDALEFAFRRMVDEGTQRLHRSWREVLVTGFFGGTDIAVGVLAYLLVLQTTHQPLLAGLAFSVGFLALLLGRSELFTEGFLIPVTTVAAKRAGVGQLAKLWSGTLIANLAGGWVLMWLIMTSLPRLHDQTIESAAHYATAPMSAETIALSLLGGMVITLMTRMQHGTDAMVGKIAAAVAGAFLLAGGQLFHSILDSLLIFGALMTGRTPFGYLDWLGWFGYTVVGNIVGGLLLVTLLRLLRSKDRLQEERRDAETD, encoded by the coding sequence TTGCCCGAGGCGAGCCAGCGTGAACTGGGGGAGTCCGACAGTCCCATCGAGGATGCGCTGGAGTTCGCGTTCCGGCGGATGGTCGACGAGGGAACCCAACGGCTGCATCGCAGCTGGCGGGAGGTGCTGGTCACCGGGTTCTTCGGCGGCACCGACATCGCGGTGGGAGTGCTGGCCTACCTTTTGGTCCTGCAGACCACCCATCAGCCGCTGCTGGCGGGTCTGGCGTTCTCCGTCGGATTCCTCGCGTTGCTACTCGGCCGCAGCGAGCTGTTCACCGAGGGGTTCCTGATCCCGGTCACCACGGTGGCGGCGAAACGGGCGGGCGTCGGGCAGTTGGCCAAGCTGTGGAGCGGCACGCTGATCGCGAACCTGGCCGGCGGGTGGGTTCTGATGTGGCTGATCATGACGTCGCTGCCCCGCTTGCACGACCAGACCATCGAGTCGGCGGCGCACTACGCGACCGCGCCGATGTCGGCGGAGACGATCGCGCTGTCGCTGCTGGGCGGGATGGTCATCACGCTGATGACCCGCATGCAGCACGGCACCGATGCGATGGTCGGCAAGATCGCCGCCGCGGTCGCGGGCGCCTTCCTGCTGGCCGGCGGGCAGCTGTTCCACTCGATCCTGGACTCGTTGCTGATCTTCGGTGCGCTCATGACCGGCCGCACCCCCTTCGGGTATCTCGACTGGCTGGGGTGGTTCGGCTACACGGTCGTCGGAAACATCGTCGGAGGTCTGCTGCTGGTGACCCTGTTGCGGCTGCTGCGCAGCAAGGACCGCCTGCAGGAGGAGCGCCGCGACGCCGAGACGGACTGA
- a CDS encoding dipeptidase, with protein sequence MSDLVQRVRDVLPSVRADLEELVRIPSVWADPARRPEVHRSAEAVSKLLSEAGFGDVQIVAEGGAPAVIARHPAPEGAPTVLLYAHHDVQPEGDPEQWDSAPFQPTERDGRLYGRGTADDKAGIATHLAAFRAHGGNPPVGVTVFVEGEEESGSPSLSRLLAAHRDALAADVIVIADSDNWSTEIPSLTVSLRGLADCVVEVATLDHGLHSGMWGGVVPDALTVLVRLLAGLHDDDGNVAVEGLHEAEAADVDYSPERVRADTGMLDGVREIGSGSVAQRLWAKPAITVIGIDTTPIAQASNTLIPRARAKVSMRVAPGGDAAEHLAALTRHLESHAPWGARVTVTPGDVGEPYAIDARGPVYDAARSAFRDAWGHDAVDTGVGGSIPFIAEFASAFPDAKILVTGVEDPDTQAHSVNESLHLGVLERAATAEALLLDRLGASDGQVAP encoded by the coding sequence ATGAGTGATCTCGTCCAGCGTGTCCGCGACGTGCTGCCGTCGGTCCGTGCCGATCTTGAAGAGCTGGTGCGCATCCCGTCGGTCTGGGCCGACCCCGCCCGGCGGCCCGAGGTGCACCGTTCCGCCGAAGCGGTGTCGAAGTTGTTGTCGGAGGCCGGGTTCGGTGATGTGCAGATCGTGGCCGAGGGCGGTGCGCCTGCGGTGATCGCCCGGCACCCGGCGCCCGAAGGCGCGCCCACGGTGCTGCTCTACGCTCATCACGACGTGCAGCCCGAGGGTGATCCGGAGCAGTGGGACAGCGCGCCGTTCCAGCCGACCGAACGCGACGGCCGCCTCTACGGGCGCGGCACCGCCGACGACAAGGCCGGTATTGCAACGCATCTGGCGGCGTTCCGGGCTCACGGAGGCAATCCGCCGGTCGGGGTCACGGTCTTCGTCGAGGGGGAGGAGGAGTCGGGCTCGCCGTCTCTGTCCCGCCTGCTCGCCGCGCACCGCGACGCGCTGGCCGCCGACGTCATCGTCATCGCCGACTCCGACAACTGGAGCACCGAGATCCCGTCGCTGACGGTCTCGCTGCGCGGTCTCGCCGACTGTGTGGTGGAGGTGGCCACCCTGGACCACGGTCTGCACTCGGGGATGTGGGGCGGTGTGGTCCCCGACGCGCTGACGGTGCTGGTGCGTCTGCTGGCCGGCCTGCACGACGACGACGGAAACGTCGCGGTCGAAGGGCTGCACGAGGCAGAGGCGGCCGACGTCGACTACTCCCCGGAGCGGGTGCGCGCCGACACCGGGATGCTGGACGGGGTGCGCGAGATCGGTTCCGGTTCGGTGGCGCAACGGCTGTGGGCCAAGCCGGCGATCACCGTCATCGGCATCGACACCACACCGATCGCGCAGGCCTCCAACACCCTGATCCCGCGGGCGCGGGCGAAGGTCAGCATGCGGGTCGCACCGGGCGGGGATGCCGCCGAGCATCTCGCGGCGCTGACCCGGCACCTGGAGTCCCACGCCCCGTGGGGTGCCCGAGTCACTGTGACGCCGGGCGATGTGGGCGAGCCCTACGCGATCGACGCCCGGGGTCCGGTCTACGACGCGGCGCGCAGCGCATTCCGGGACGCGTGGGGGCACGACGCCGTGGACACCGGGGTCGGCGGTTCCATCCCGTTCATCGCGGAGTTCGCCTCGGCGTTCCCGGACGCCAAGATCCTCGTCACCGGCGTGGAGGATCCGGACACCCAGGCGCACAGCGTCAACGAGAGCCTGCACCTGGGTGTTCTGGAACGCGCCGCCACCGCGGAGGCGTTGCTGCTCGACCGCCTCGGCGCGTCAGACGGACAGGTCGCGCCGTAG
- a CDS encoding holo-ACP synthase, which produces MAIVGIGIDLVSIPEFAEQVDRPGTVFAETFTPGERRDAADKSSSAARHLAARWAAKEAVIKAWSGSRFAKRPVLPEAIHRDIEVITDMWGRPRVRLSGAVAEHLKEVTIHLSLTHEADTAAAVAVLEER; this is translated from the coding sequence GTGGCCATCGTCGGGATAGGCATCGATCTCGTCTCCATCCCGGAGTTCGCCGAGCAGGTGGACCGGCCCGGGACGGTGTTCGCGGAGACGTTCACCCCGGGCGAGCGGCGCGACGCCGCCGACAAGAGTTCGTCGGCGGCGCGCCACCTCGCCGCGAGGTGGGCGGCCAAGGAGGCGGTGATCAAGGCCTGGTCCGGGTCGCGGTTCGCCAAGCGGCCGGTGCTGCCCGAGGCGATCCACCGCGACATCGAGGTCATCACGGACATGTGGGGCCGCCCCCGGGTGCGCCTGTCCGGGGCGGTCGCGGAGCACCTCAAAGAGGTGACGATCCATCTGTCGCTGACGCACGAGGCCGACACCGCCGCGGCGGTCGCCGTCCTCGAGGAGCGCTAG